One window of the Mycobacterium haemophilum DSM 44634 genome contains the following:
- a CDS encoding CocE/NonD family hydrolase — MIAMLNGPQTTGRTYRNLSEPQYTSRSDNNTAITMRDGTELLADVHRPDSDGRFPALLAASPYPRQVQNLGAPAGFIEAGVTDFWVPRGYAHVIANVRGTCGSGGTFGLFDAQERRDMHDLVEWVAAQPWCDGNVGMIGISYFAMTQLEAAVERPPHLKAIFPVAVTSDMYEGANHHGLMSSSFVTPFLAMVGLTSERSDKLWRSRLVALARRVLNSPRLHKKFGTMNGEAAVTMLRQLIKLPHNPHPWDELWQEVAVRRPTRDQWWDQRNLLPLLKEINIPVYLGCDWENVPLHLPSTFVTWKGLLHNGCVRMSLLDKFGLTWPWESLHIEALAWYDHWLKGRDTGIIDGPPIRYFLPGADQWRTADTWPPSDAAHRELALRADGALDEAEGEPGSREFMVLGSGLGRVKPSKIDPPSTLTWTSAPLSQDMDMVGDIELRLVASATAIDTAWIATLQDVAPDGEASAVTAGWLRASMREVDEAASRPGAPILPCRNPHAVPLGEDVVYRIPLVPNARRFKAGHRIRLVLSSDDQDPSTPAIMNFRHASVGTSSLNTVHSSSRLLIPATPLAN; from the coding sequence ATGATCGCCATGCTTAACGGCCCGCAAACCACCGGACGGACGTACCGAAACCTCAGCGAGCCGCAGTACACGTCCCGCAGCGACAACAACACGGCGATCACCATGCGCGACGGCACCGAGCTTTTGGCCGATGTCCACCGGCCCGATTCCGACGGCCGCTTCCCCGCGCTGCTGGCCGCCTCTCCCTACCCGCGGCAAGTGCAGAACTTAGGTGCCCCAGCCGGATTTATCGAGGCAGGCGTGACGGACTTCTGGGTGCCGCGTGGCTATGCGCACGTCATCGCCAACGTGCGCGGAACCTGCGGATCCGGCGGGACCTTCGGCTTGTTCGACGCTCAGGAACGTCGGGATATGCACGATCTGGTCGAGTGGGTCGCGGCTCAACCCTGGTGCGACGGCAACGTCGGCATGATCGGCATCAGCTACTTCGCGATGACCCAGCTCGAGGCAGCCGTCGAGCGCCCGCCGCACCTCAAGGCGATCTTTCCCGTCGCCGTTACATCGGACATGTATGAGGGCGCCAACCACCACGGGCTAATGAGCTCGTCCTTCGTCACACCGTTCCTCGCGATGGTCGGTCTGACTTCCGAGCGCAGCGACAAATTGTGGCGCAGCAGGCTCGTCGCACTGGCTCGACGTGTGCTGAACAGCCCACGGCTGCATAAGAAGTTCGGAACCATGAACGGTGAGGCGGCGGTGACGATGCTGCGCCAACTAATCAAGCTGCCACACAATCCGCATCCGTGGGACGAGCTATGGCAAGAGGTAGCGGTCAGGCGACCAACCCGCGACCAATGGTGGGATCAGCGAAATCTATTGCCGCTATTGAAGGAAATCAATATTCCGGTGTACCTCGGGTGCGACTGGGAGAATGTTCCGCTACACCTTCCGTCGACATTTGTCACGTGGAAAGGGCTGTTGCACAACGGATGTGTGAGGATGAGCCTGCTCGACAAGTTCGGACTGACCTGGCCATGGGAAAGCCTGCACATCGAGGCGCTGGCCTGGTACGACCATTGGCTGAAGGGCCGCGACACTGGGATCATTGACGGACCACCGATCCGATACTTCCTGCCCGGCGCCGACCAGTGGCGCACCGCTGACACCTGGCCGCCGTCCGACGCCGCACATCGTGAACTGGCGCTGCGCGCCGACGGCGCCTTGGATGAAGCCGAGGGCGAGCCGGGAAGCCGTGAGTTCATGGTTCTGGGATCCGGGCTCGGGCGGGTCAAGCCCAGCAAGATCGATCCGCCTTCGACGCTGACCTGGACCAGCGCGCCGCTGAGCCAGGACATGGATATGGTTGGCGACATCGAGTTGCGGCTAGTCGCATCGGCGACGGCGATCGACACCGCCTGGATCGCGACGCTGCAGGACGTCGCGCCTGACGGGGAAGCCTCTGCAGTGACGGCAGGCTGGTTGCGTGCCAGCATGCGTGAAGTCGACGAGGCGGCCAGCCGGCCCGGCGCACCGATATTGCCGTGTCGGAACCCACACGCAGTACCGTTGGGCGAGGACGTCGTCTATCGAATCCCGTTGGTTCCCAACGCTCGACGATTCAAGGCCGGCCACCGCATTCGACTGGTGCTAAGCAGCGATGACCAGGACC